The following coding sequences lie in one Spinacia oleracea cultivar Varoflay chromosome 1, BTI_SOV_V1, whole genome shotgun sequence genomic window:
- the LOC110793691 gene encoding uncharacterized protein: protein MEAAKIEWKSIESIFVVDQVFENINAPQWVDFLASPSSPADDVAWFCRPDCKHPATAEDFLTSTPSSSSKLLRSVSVSKLIGLADWTRREATNLKRRGAANQLSGVANEEDSENQNPNFSTPPPNHNQIKYYNKAEIKSSAPKDDYSEIMLHSDDKPRLKATLSAKDLFGGRDLFGKITDFCNDLKKMAGTTTSTRLKETEHIKTQEEEQHQQLGPLKFNSNQPYKPLGPATTIVAPTKIQDALASRVDKKMNERDKERKPFLEVKFEAGEKTNCKSKLRNKIMRDDEAENIPISLDLNNVKRETKILPIRTNPPTPQGFSATRDPIKATPSKGPKSKLAEREIFQELGQNKTLREELDDKKENGNASLSAAKQGRTLDVFWFLKPCTLSS from the exons atggaggCTGCAAAAATAGAGTGGAAAAGCATAGAGTCAATATTCGTGGTGGATCAAGTATTCGAGAACATCAATGCTCCTCAGTGGGTTGATTTCTTGGCTTCTCCTTCTTCCCCTGCCGATGATGTTGCTTGGTTTTGTCGTCCTG ATTGTAAGCATCCTGCAACTGCTGAAGATTTCCTAACTTCAaccccttcttcttcttccaag CTTTTAAGATCTGTTAGTGTTTCCAAGCTCATTGGACTTGCCGATTGGACTCGCAG GGAGGCGACGAATTTGAAGAGGCGCGGAGCCGCGAATCAATTATCCGGTGTCGCAAATGAGGAGGATTCtgaaaatcaaaaccctaatttctcaACTCCTCCTCCTAATCAcaatcaaattaaatattacAACAAGGCTGAAATCAAGTCCAGCGCCCCAAAGGATGACTATTCTGAGATTATGCTTCACAGTGATGATAAACCCAGGTTAAAGGCCACTCTTTCGGCTAAGGATTTGTTTGGTGGGAGGGACCTTTTTGGCAAAATTACCGATTTCTGTAAcgatttgaagaaaatggccgGAACTACCACGTCTACCAGGCTCAAGGAGACAGAGCATATAAAGACGCAGGAGGAGGAGCAACACCAACAACTAGGTCCTCTCAAATTCAATTCCAACCAGCCTTACAAACCATTAGGTCCCGCCACCACCATTGTCGCCCCGACGAAAATACAGGATGCTTTAGCTTCCCGCGTGGACAAGAAGATGAATGAGAGAGATAAGGAAAGGAAACCTTTTCTTGAGGTTAAATTTGAAGCTGGAGAGAAAACCAATTGCAAGTCCAAGCTCAGGAACAAGATCAT GAGGGATGACGAAGCAGAGAATATCCCTATTTCTCTGGATTTGAACAATGTAAAGCGCGAGACAAAGATATTGCCAATACGGACAAATCCTCCTACGCCTCAAGGTTTTTCAGCCACTCGTGATCCTATCAAGGCCACGCCTTCAAAGGGCCCAAAGTCCAAACTCGCA GAGAGAGAGATATTTCAAGAATTGGGCCAGAACAAGACACTTAGGGAAGAGCTTGATGATAAGAAGGAAAATGGGAATGCATCACTTTCTGCTGCAAAACAAGGAAGAACTTTGGATGTCTTTTGGTTTTTGAAGCCCTGCACACTGTCCAGctaa